In one Drosophila pseudoobscura strain MV-25-SWS-2005 chromosome X, UCI_Dpse_MV25, whole genome shotgun sequence genomic region, the following are encoded:
- the Sap130 gene encoding mucin-19 isoform X3: MSASSEGGAGGAGTGSGGGTAPAPSAHSTVAAKITHVKTDVGGLNVGVGGISITGTPILSGGTIKVAANTVQQTSLGATPIALNTGQSTTAASIRAIGAGGQSTQVRVVMPMIKQLENVTATGRTQITAIPAAPARSVSNASITVTRPVTQATYLPRASVTATQMGGMGLGLTAGQRLVTPLRTTSTGSATVTPTAPTGLSTTGGFVRGTAATVSRSGVAVSSQQSSTVISSSNNAAWMQSTTGQMQLIRAIHPPRQRIITTSAGVSSASVVTTGVQAPTALSVSAAQPLGQQQATGGPGGGPQAYVATVLPPRQHQATLVYSSNMSAGGPNVNPQPGQQFNPRFAVTTPTAGGVVTTTTPGGTTVTPRQVRPIPLGKSFPATKLNTTSISIRAPSMPQLNASVTASQTPVSVSGGATVGPGRGPGLGGTALTTNMPTRIIQLQQPGPGATQQIIGAGARLAGNVMLQPFLMSTSAAAKMGIRPPVTMTAKVQPSLTITQLNPIGKLSTPGVGGGAPTMTPQGVGVASIQAVPVPSVSASVVNPNSVGGQATAAAGGATVLPLTISGRGGGLTGTLTPIKNASGITVGKMMMTPAVAAGGGMGSDGSVGQGGTTVTGFPRAWNPVVASQSQLMKIDDKGSSATIYYESMPASASTGVLSLTTTTLTQSTQSQAQLVSSAGGSLSVSSLPFASHAPMGVGVGVGVGAGGPGSQATFTVLPSGATVGGATGATRTIGHQQLIIPAGGSSAPPQHMVIPLHTSVKVTTGGVTSQPATISGPVGGGGGGTLVSSFMGKRVADGSPIRAAKNLGPTLLSMASNTSGPNIVSASGSTFNLQPVSVSVASSVAVASSALTVEALAKKERERVPPAAVAAAAAVRNLRGESPASSDGSTTVSANSSPGVDQQQLQDRIGDPQAAGAVPSGRDNSTHFNPINELYAHQSMQQTLAHASLGSRGGASAFVDVQAPTPQQQQQLSQQSGLLGHLGSAAQLQQQQQAAAAGRMNGTGSSSSSSYDCSARKKPRRSTNDSQHSTQSQASLSLPPPTAEPAAASAASYMQKHNNGGLLVAASAGPSVAPNSSSSTSGDINHRTSAPAVAGNKENANPVDFVLRRPRNCSLLNTYKPTHKLANNHFHRYTDVKPREERGASIIDLANQPNVQGKINGWKLHHLRSQMEDLNESETFSMTKLETMLKELEKNKEKNSEMERVSELLKGNIQRSKIITEGINESQNQLMKIFEHKPHVSDIINRCASKRNFKKRDKI; encoded by the exons ATGAGTGCGTCGAGTGAAGGCGGCGCGGGAGGTGCGGGAACGGGCAGCGGCGGAGGTACAGCTCCTGCCCCATCAG CACACTCAACGGTGGCCGCAAAGATCACCCACGTGAAGACCGATGTCGGGGGATTGAACGTCGGCGTTGGGGGCATCTCCATCACCGGGACACCCATTCTTAGCGGCGGCACCATCAAGGTAGCCGCCAATACCGTGCAACAGACATCGCTGGGCGCCACTCCGATTGCCCTGAACACAGGACAGTCCACCACGGCGGCCTCCATACGGGCCATTGGCGCCGGTGGCCAGTCCACACAGGTGCGTGTCGTCATGCCCATGATCAAGCAGCTGGAGAATGTCACGGCCACGGGCCGCACTCAGATCACGGCCATACCAGCGGCTCCGGCGCGTAGCGTCTCCAATGCCTCCATCACCGTCACGCGGCCAGTCACGCAGGCCACCTATCTGCCGCGGGCCAGTGTCACGGCCACGCAGATGGGAGGCATGGGCCTGGGCTTGACTGCCGGCCAACGTCTGGTCACACCGCTACGGACGACATCCACCGGCTCGGCCACGGTGACGCCCACAGCTCCCACTGGGCTGAGCACAACGGGGGGATTTGTGCGCGGCACAGCGGCAACGGTTAGCCGCAGCGGCGTGGCCGTGTCCTCGCAGCAGTCATCAACAGTGATCTCGTCAAGCAATAACGCGGCCTGGATGCAGAGCACCACCGGGCAGATGCAGCTCATTCGTGCCATCCATCCGCCTCGCCAGAGGATAATCACCACCTCGGCGGGGGTAAGTAGTGCCAGTGTGGTCACGACCGGAGTCCAGGCGCCAACAG CTCTTTCCGTCTCCGCTGCCCAGCCTCtgggacagcagcaggcaacGGGCGGGCCGGGAGGAGGTCCCCAGGCATATGTGGCCACTGTTTTGCCTCCGCGGCAGCATCAGGCCACCCTAGTCTACTCCTCGAATATGTCGGCGGGTGGCCCCAACGTCAATCCCCAACCGGGCCAGCAATTCAATCCACGCTTCGCTGTGACGACACCCACGGCTGGAGGAGTCGTGACCACCACAACGCCAGGCGGCACCACAGTCACCCCTCGCCAGGTGCGGCCCATACCGCTGGGCAAGAGTTTCCCGGCCACCAAACTGAATACGACAAGCATCAGCATTCGCGCGCCCAGTATGCCACAGCTCAATGCCAGCGTCACGGCCTCACAGACGCCCGTGAGCGTGTCGGGGGGAGCGACAGTGGGACCGGGACGTGGTCCAGGCCTGGGAGGAACGGCCCTGACCACCAATATGCCAACGCGTATCatacagctgcagcagcctgGACCGGGGGCCACACAGCAGATTATCGGGGCGGGCGCCCGCCTGGCGGGCAATGTAATGCTGCAGCCCTTCCTCATGAGCACCTCGGCTGCCGCCAAGATGG GCATTCGTCCGCCCGTAACTATGACGGCAAAGGTGCAGCCATCGCTCACGATCACGCAATTGAATCCGATTGGCAAACTCTCAACTCCCGGGGTAGGAGGAGGGGCACCCACCATGACGCCACAGGGCGTGGGCGTCGCCAGCATACAGGCTGTGCCCGTGCCAAGTGTTTCGGCCAGCGTCGTGAACCCGAATTCCGTCGGCGGCCAGGCCACAGCAGCGGCGGGCGGCGCCACAGTCCTGCCACTGACAATCAgtggaagaggaggaggcctCACGGGCACGCTAACGCCCATTAAGAATGCCAGCGGCATCACCGTGGGCAAAATGATGATGACCCCCGCCGTGGCAGCGGGTGGGGGGATGGGATCGGATGGAAGCGTTGGTCAGGGCGGGACAACGGTGACGGGATTCCCGCGTGCCTGGAACCCCGTGGTGGCCTCCCAAAGCCAACTGATGAAG ATCGATGACAAGGGCAGCTCTGCCACAATCTACTACGAATCGATGCCCGCCTCGGCCTCCACGGGCGTCCTCTCGCTGACCACAACAACCCTCACGCAGAGCACTCAGTCGCAGGCGCAGCTGGTGAGCAGTGCCGGCGGCAGCCTGTCCGTATCATCGTTGCCCTTTGCCAGCCATGCCCCAATGGGTGtcggtgtgggtgtgggagtgggtgCTGGCGGACCGGGATCGCAGGCAACATTCACGGTGCTGCCATCGGGAGCGACGGTTGGAGGAGCCACCGGCGCCACACGCACCATTGGCCATCAGCAGCTGATTATACCGGCGGGAGGGAGCAGTGCACCACCCCAGCACATGGTCATACCGCTGCACACGTCCGTCAAGGTGACCACGGGCGGGGTTACCAGCCAACCGGCAACGATCAGCGGACCtgttggcggcggcggtggcggcacaCTCGTATCCAGCTTCATGGGGAAGCGGGTGGCCGACGGATCGCCCATTCGCGCAGCCAAGAATCTGGGACCCACGCTCCTCTCGATGGCCAGTAACACGAGTGGACCCAATATCGTCTCGGCCTCTGGCTCCACATTCAATTTGCAGCCCGTTTCCGTGTCGGTGGCCTCGTCGGTGGCCGTCGCCAGCTCCGCTCTGACTGTGGAGGCCCTGGCCAAAAAAGAGCGCGAACGTGTGCCcccagcggcagtggcagcagcggcagcggttaGAAATTTACGCGGCGAGTCGCCCGCCTCCTCGGATGGCTCCACCACAGTGTCGGCTAATTCTTCGCCAGGCGtcgatcagcagcagctgcaggaccGGATTGGGGATCCCCAAGCAGCGGGTGCTGTGCCCAGCGGTCGCGACAATTCCACGCATTTTAATCCCATAAATGAG TTGTACGCTCATCAGTCGATGCAGCAGACCCTGGCCCATGCCTCGTTGGGCTCACGCGGCGGTGCGAGCGCCTTTGTGGATGTCCAAGCACCaacgccacagcagcagcagcagctgtcacAGCAGTCAGGTCTCCTGGGGCATCTGGGATCAGCAGcacaactgcagcagcagcagcaggcagcggcagctggaCGAATGAATGGCAcgggcagcagctccagttccagctaCGATTGCTCTGCGAGAAAGAAGCCGCGACGTTCAAC CAATGACAGCCAGCACTCGACCCAGAGTCAGGCctctctgtcgctgccgccACCAACCGCAGAGCCGGCGGCAGCCAGCGCCGCATCGTACATGCAGAAGCACAACAACGGCGGCCTGCTGGTGGCAGCCTCTGCGGGGCCCAGCGTAgcgcccaacagcagcagcagcacttcgGGAGACATCAATCATCGCACAAGTGCGCCCGCAGTGGCAGGGAATAAGGAGAATGCAAATCCCGTGGATTTTGTCCTGCGACGTCCACGCAATTGTTCGCTGCTGAAT ACATACAAGCCCACCCATAAGCTGGCCAACAATCATTTCCATCGCTATACGGATGTAAAGCCGCGCGAGGAGCGAGGCGCTTCGATCATTGATCTGGCCAATCAGCCAAATGTTCAGGGGAAAATCAATGGCTGGAAGCTGCATCATTTGCGCTCCCAAATGGAGGATTTG aACGAATCCGAGACGTTCAGCATGACCAAACTGGAGACCATGCTGAAGGAGCTTGAAAAGAACAAGGAGAAGAATAGCGAAATGGAGCGAGTCAGTGAGCTGCTGAAG GGTAACATACAGCGCAGCAAGATCATCACCGAAGGCATCAACGAGTCACAGAATCAGCTGATGAAAATCTTTGAGCACAAACCTCATGTCTCGGACATCATAAATCGCTGCGCCTCGAAGCGCAATTTCAAGAAGCGCGATAAAATCTAA